Below is a window of Quercus robur chromosome 6, dhQueRobu3.1, whole genome shotgun sequence DNA.
TAGTTTTATCTCTGTGTGGGTTCttgataattttcttaattGCCCATAGTGGAAATGCTATCTGGGTTTGACTACGGTAATTTAGGCCCCATATGGTAAAGCATCTTATcaacatatttttagtttttaaacaacattacactcattttcacacaatttttttcacccacactaatttaaaaaaaatgcaaacaacGTTACTCAAACTCCAAATGACCCTTATATTCTCTAATTAACCCaatcaataattatgttataCATTGGATgtattatttttctcataatatATGATTGGTATGACATTATATCCATGACATATAGAGAGTGATACTTGtgatctatatttttttagtttatttggtttttggttGGTGGGTTTGCGTATTTTGCTTGAATTTAATGGTAAAAGAAGagctttcaaagaaaaaaaaacggTAAAAGAAGAGAATTTtaggtgggttttttgttttgttttttcctgCTACATGGTTCTTTTGGTTTATTAAATACTTTCTCTTCAGCATTCCTGTTGATTGTCATTTAGACACAATGATGCTTCATTTATCTTGAATTACacttttttccccaaaacttggtagtaattttcttttatccttTTGAAAATGTATGTAAGAAGTAAAGTAAATCTCGTTGGCTCTACTGTACAAACTCCTTTACAGCTCTGTTTATTCTCCAGTAGATAATATAGTCTGAAGCTTACTCTTATCAGCTAGTTTCACgaataaatctaatttttcagtttttgaatGTGCTTTGGTAATTGGTTATGCAGTTAGTCATGATCTTGTATATGGATCTTAAAATGTACAAAGATCTTCAATCGCAGTTCTTTCCTTCCACCTCAAGATGTCACATGATCGAATTCCCAGTTATCTTGTACTTTTTGTCATATATTTGTACTCCTATTTTATTTACAAGAGCTTCTATACAATAATAAGTTTGTTTAGCGGGTAAGATAATGTTGATCTGCATTAGTTGGAAAACTTTCTAGGGAATGCTCATTCAACATTAAGTCTTGCGTGAAGGAGACCAACCAATAGTAGACACTTTAGCTTTCGATATTTTAATAGTTCTTTGCCTTATGCCTGTTCAATGACTGAGGTCACTGGGGTTAATTAGTATTTCAATCAGGTTGATTATTAGTTCATATAAAACTATACCCTTATATACAGAGCACGTTTCTACAAATGACAAATGCTAATGACCATCTCCTAGAATCTTGATCCCATGAGGGTATCTCTTTGATGAAATTATTAGTCAATTCTGGTGTACTAATTGCATTTTGAAATGATGTTATAAAAATTGGCCTAgcatacaaaacaaaaatacatgtAAATCTTCTTGTCCCATTGGAGACATCTTATATAAATCTCTTGTTGGATGTCTGAATCTTTATGcataaatattttctctttaaaatCATTGGTGGGACGCCCAATTTTACATCATACaggaaaatttgtgtttttctaGCGACTTTGTTTGGTTTAccttattttcattaaaaaaagggaTTGGAAGCACAGCTTTTTAAAGCAtcacttaaaaaagaaattcaagataCAGGTGTACTTTGTTCAATAAACAAGTTAAACAAAATAAGCtgatgaaaataagctaatCTAATGGAcatgttgttttattattatattgcaGGAACCTGGAGATATAGAAGCTGAGTTTGCCCAGCTTGGTACTGCAACAGTTCTCAAGGAATTCCTAACAATGCGCAATCCAGGTCCACTCATTTTACCTAAAGGTAAAGGGTTTGGACATCCACCAGGTGCTCCAATTGTCTTGCCCTCTTGGTTGTCAGAGGAAGACATTAACTATTATGCCAGCAAATTTGAGAAGACAGGCTTCACTGGTGGTGTGAACTACTACCGAGATTTGGACCTGTATGCTATCTTCAAACTTTGGCTGAACTTTCTTTCTAAATCATGctgatatataaataatttgacaGTAGCTAGCCTGATAATCCTTTAAAGTGGTGAGAATAGACTTCATACTCATCCTTAAGGACCTTGTTTGTGTCAATTCCCAtcactctcaagtctcaaccaaTGTTTTTGTTGCCACAAGATGCTTTGGTTAAAACAATGAGCTTCAATTGTTTAGGTATTCAATTCGAATTTCTCATTGTTATCAACAAAAGCAATGTTAGCACACAAaatattacataatttttttgacaacttgTCGACAAGTAGCAACTGTTTGGAATACGGGGTTACTATTactatcatatttttatttaccaatcaACTCTTATCACCTGTGCAAGTTTGTGAAATGGGTTGTGTACATAGATTTATTTTGTCAACAAAGACCCCTTGCACTCTCTACATCTAGTCCAGAAAAATCATGGGTTTTAAGCttctacttaaaaagaaaacatttttttgctTACAAGTTACAAATCTATACATATTGGCATATTGCACATTCAGggtagagaaaaaagaaaatgcaatgcATCTTATTGTTTTCTCTTATATGCTCATTATTAAAGGCTTTCACCATTGTTTGGTTTCACATGCTCATTACTGCTTCCTTGTTCTTTTCGTCGCAGAAATTGGGAACTCACCGCCCCCTGGACTGGGGCCCAAATAAAAGTGCCAGTTAAGTTCATTGCGGGTGACCTTGACCTGTCCTATAACACCGTAGGCACCAAGGATTACGTACATAAAGGTGGGTTCAAGAGAGATGTCCCACTCCTGGAGGAGGTAATTGAATTGGAAGGTGTTGGTCACTTTCTCCCTGAGGAAAAGCCTGATGTGATCAACAAACACATTTATGACTTCTTTCAGAAGTTCTGATTAGCGTTTTGACCCCCTTCATGTTGTGTCTATGAGCATCTTGTGTTTTTTCTCCTCCCCTGGCTGGAATTGTGTGGCTATGCGACTGAGTGTCCTTGTCTTGTGATCATTCGCTGCTAAGTGGAGTGTGACATGTCCTTCAATTTGCAATTTCTATATTTCAATATAAACGTGTGTGTTTTGATGTTTTCCCTTGAACTATTTCAGCCCTACTTACATGCATATCAAAGCTTTGGTTTGCTTGATGTTGGAACAGTGAATAAACTATAcctcttttattatttactagTCGCAAATCCACGCAAatgtgataattattttataagaatataatgtaaaataggTTAGATAGTGAATGTGTTATTTAaaagtatttaatatttttataagttttatgtaatggaatatataattttttttttttttttgcatttaacaaTAAcatataatgatatatatatatatatatatatatatatatatatgaaaaacgtAATTTACTAAAAAgatttaaattacataattataatattattttatataaatggagaagatgttattaaaaggatttaaaaaaaaaataccataacTAGTTAACTGATTTGAATATATccaagaatattaaaaaaaaaaaaaaagaagtaaactCCCATTTTATGAAACACATGTAACACGTTACATTAAGTttgaattattatataattttagaattgtagaattttttttttccaaatataagCATAGTGTCtatattattgaaacttgaatttcaagggaatcttttgaatatttatcatttttattgttttagggtttatacctctaatttctaatacctattttgtttgtattttttagccTAAAACTAAAGAATTTGGcacaaataaaatagaatttcataatttttaactcaaaaattaagaagaaaaaaagaatttttgtacccaaaactgaaaaaatgaaatctatAAAAAGAATTCATTTAAGGCCCattagtccaaaatggaccgaatgaATCTAAGTGGACTGAATGGAACGAATTGGACTAAAATGAATCTAATGTATCTAAGTGGACTGGAGTGGACCGAATTGGATTGAAATAGACCGAATGGATCGAAGTGAACCAAAATGCTACGCTTATATGGCTAAAAATGAatatagcaacaataaatattatgcttcaactttttttaaacattatacAATGAATATAGAAAATTATCACAATCCTATTGGCAACTTATACaatattttgtgtaaaaaattaGTAATGGTAAGCATCTTCCAACATTATTGATGCTTTCAAAATTATATTCCAATGTGTATTAATGGCAAGCACCTAATGGCAAGCTCTAAGAACTTTGACAAAGTTTGGATCTAAAcatatttaaaactatttgGATCTAAACATATTTAAAACTATCTTTTCCAACCCATTAGAGTATCTCCAGTAGCCTCTCCAAATTTTTGCCTGTTTAGAGAGTGAACAATGTATTTTACCTTTTGCctacttactttttcaaatacactttccaacaaaCTCTCTATCCTTTTTtccatctcatttaaatattatttcaccattcattctttattcttttttttatcatcatttattcttcctatattcattcccaacaattatatttttcaaagaaaaaagttatatccacaatattttttacaatactttcacaagaatcacatcaaaatcttatgtaaaaagttgttactaattttaatttgaacccaccattgaaattatttttttactcacaatattagctaataaaaatctattactactttatcaaaaaaaaaataataatctattacttaaaatttattgtaaaaatattgtggtaacaTTTCTTAATTGCcacttcttattttttatattatttttccaaaCTTAATTACATCcatatgtttcttttttcttctttttttttctcttggttttttctccaccacacaCCTATCCCACTCCCATCTCTATctacccttctttttctttttctagttcaTTCCGGATCTCACTTTCACTTTCTccagctctctcattctttctctagcgctctctcttttttttatttttttatttttttatttctacttGATTCTAGAACACTCTCTACAGTGATTAGAAACAGAGAAATTAAGAACAAGCGATTGCTTGCTCCACCGTTGATCGAAGGACACAGGCAGGCGTTGTCTCTTTTTTGCTCCGAGTTGCTTGCTTGCTCCACTGTGGGTCAAATGgcttttgtcttttttcttttttcttattttttcttttattgttatgatttgataaattttaagattgtgtttttgagtttgtattttgattatgcttgagtttagagatgtttaagagaaaaattattTGGTTTATGAGATGTTTCAAATGGCTCCACCATtgtctcttttctcttttttcttttatttttctgatttcatttggtttaggagaaaaattattttcatgtatGGATTGTATTTTGCGTTTTGTAGCCGTTGAGTTAAAGAAGAGAGACggagtgaagaagaaagagaaaggaaggaaagagaaaaaagtatttttttttaattcaacattGTATAAGAGgaaaaagtattattttaaggGGAAATATTCTTTGCATAAGCTACAATAGCTCTCCAGGCCTGATCCGGGAAATATTCTTTGCATAAGCTATTGtagcaaatctaaaaaaaaatttagagatagAGAGGCTGTTGGAGGGCTTTTTTGGTGTGTTTGCTCTCCAAATTAGGCTTTAAAGAGCCTATTAGAGATGCTCTTATGTAGCAAATTATAAGACAAACCTTATACAACTATTCATgtctattatttaaacaagtcacataacttattaaaaaattcatgttCCTAAAACCACACATGAATAGTCTCTTTAATTACTATGTAACAAATTGGAGTATGATACTAAGATAGTTCCAAACATGTATATAGCCAAACTTTTCCCATCTGCCAAGGTTGTGGATTTGGACCCAGGCCAAGGTACATATCAAAGCTAACAGTTTCGGCCGCATAGGCGTAAGTGTTTGGAATAAATAATTTGCTTGTTTACTGAAAGTGGGCACAATATAATTCTACTAAAATAGAATTGAggttttaaaaactatatataaacaaatatgttaagtatccataaaaataatttccctaCCATCCACTACGTCAATTGTAAGAATGGGGTAATAGTCAGTATTCTATCTCATGAAAATGCTCTCCATAATaaatcttcactttttttttcttattttataattgGATAGTTACAAATGGGAAAGTGGAGATTTAAACCCTCGATGTCTCCGTTGAAAACACCAAAAGGTGCCAACTAAGCTACAAAGCTCTTAACCATTTATTCATTTAAACTTGTTCGTTCTTTTGAAACTGGAATAAAATTAGTGTTTCTTACATGGAATTCCCTGTGAACACCTCCTTTTAACACCTCCAAAAAGGGGGGTGGGGGAAGCCTTCATCTGAGCAGAAACCACACTAACTAATAGCTGCTGGGACTTGCAAAAGTTTTCATGCAAACGGAGACCATTCTAACAACTGAGTCC
It encodes the following:
- the LOC126689014 gene encoding uncharacterized protein LOC126689014 → MEGIEHRTVNVNGINMHIAEKGQGPVVLFLHGFPQLWYTWRHQIIALASQGYRAVAPDLRGFGDTDAPPSITSYTCFHVVGDLIALLDAVAPDQDKVFVVGHDWGARIAWFLCLFRPDRVKALFNISVVFEPRNPKSKPLDYLRAIYGNDYYKCRFQEPGDIEAEFAQLGTATVLKEFLTMRNPGPLILPKGKGFGHPPGAPIVLPSWLSEEDINYYASKFEKTGFTGGVNYYRDLDLNWELTAPWTGAQIKVPVKFIAGDLDLSYNTVGTKDYVHKGGFKRDVPLLEEVIELEGVGHFLPEEKPDVINKHIYDFFQKF